CATCCACAAATACAGGGAGGTGTGTTTCTTGCTTTAATATAGGAACAGCAGAAATATCTAAAGTATTTCTCGTTGCTCTTTCATACGTTCGAATGCCTCTTTCACAAAGAATAATTTGATCGTTTCCTTGAGAAATAATATATTCAGCCGCATTCATAAATTCCGAAATAGTAGCAGAAAGGCCACGTTTTAATAACACAGGTTTGTTAACTGCTCCGGCCGCTTTAAGCAATTCGAAATTTTGCATATTTCGTGCACCAATTTGAATAACATCAATATAATCTAGTGCTATTTCAATATGGGATGGACTGGTAATTTCACTAATAGTAGCTAGATCATACTCATCTGCCACTTGCTTCAATATCTTTAACCCTTCAATACCTAGCCCCTGGAAATCATAAGGAGATGTTCTTGGTTTAAAGGCACCTCCTCGTAATAACTTAAGCCCTTTTTTCTTAACGGCTTCAGCTACTGTTGCCACTTGTTCATAACTCTCAACAGCACAAGGCCCCACAATTAATGTTTGTGCTCCATTTCCAATTTCTACGCCTTTTATATTCACTACCGTATCTTCAGGTTTTTTCTTCCGAGAAACTAATAGGGCTTTTCTATGGTCATCTTCTTGTAACTCTAAACCTGCTTTAAAAATTTCTTTAAATATATGTTGTAATGTTGAATCCTCAAAAGGACCATCATTATGCTCTTTTATATTATTTAACATATTTCTTTCACGAACTGGATCATATCGATTT
This portion of the Bacillus carboniphilus genome encodes:
- a CDS encoding bifunctional 3-deoxy-7-phosphoheptulonate synthase/chorismate mutase: MSNAELDALRERVDELNLEMLKLINERGMLVQEIGKAKEAQGINRYDPVRERNMLNNIKEHNDGPFEDSTLQHIFKEIFKAGLELQEDDHRKALLVSRKKKPEDTVVNIKGVEIGNGAQTLIVGPCAVESYEQVATVAEAVKKKGLKLLRGGAFKPRTSPYDFQGLGIEGLKILKQVADEYDLATISEITSPSHIEIALDYIDVIQIGARNMQNFELLKAAGAVNKPVLLKRGLSATISEFMNAAEYIISQGNDQIILCERGIRTYERATRNTLDISAVPILKQETHLPVFVDVTHSTGRRDLLLPAAKAALAIGADGVMTEVHPDPAVALSDSAQQMDLDQFDEFYEGLSLSKSTVTK